A genomic window from Onychostoma macrolepis isolate SWU-2019 chromosome 22, ASM1243209v1, whole genome shotgun sequence includes:
- the LOC131530912 gene encoding zinc finger protein 135-like: protein MRIHTGENLHTCDQCGKSFMRKGDLKSHMRIHTGEKPYSCDQCGRSFRQKGNLNKHMRIHTGEKPYTCDQCGKSFTQKGSLNEHMKIHTGEKPYSCDQCGKSFRQKERFNEHMRIHTGKNLHTCDQCRKSFIRKGDLKSHMRIHTGEKPYSCDQCGKRFTYIHSLKIHMRFHSGEKPYSCDQCGKSFTLKGSLNEHMKIHTGEKPHTCDQCGMSFTKKGSLSEHMTIHTGVKPFACDQCGKSFRKSCTFKVHLRRHSGERPFTCDQCGKTFFRSDALKDHLKVHTKEKPYVCYLCGKGFSQPGTLQLHQKRHNSVKVHMCFDCGKAFVRDADLKLHQRMHSEEKPFKCSKCDKRFSRSQYLKSHEKIHTGEKPYKCSHCDKRFKWSDYLKIHERSHTGEKPYHCSQCGKSFTHSSSLLSHTKKNKCLKS from the coding sequence ATGagaatccacactggagagaatcTGCACACGTGTGATCAATGCGGAAAGAGTTTTATGAGAAAAGGAGACCTTAAGAgtcacatgaggatccacactggagagaagccgtactcatgtgatcagtgcgggaggAGTTTCAGACAGAAAGGAAACCTTAATAAACACATGagaatccacactggagagaagccatacacatgtgatcagtgtgggaaaAGTTTCACACAGAAAGGATCTCTTAATGAACACATgaaaatccacactggagagaagccgtactcatgtgatcagtgtgggaagagtttcagacAGAAAGAACGTTTTAATGAACACATGAGAATCCACACTGGAAAGAATctgcacacatgtgatcagtgcaggAAGAGTTTTATCAGAAAAGGAGACCTTAAGAGTCACATGagaatccacactggagagaagccgtactcatgtgatcagtgcgggaagagattcacatacatacacagtCTAAAAATTCACATGAGATTTCATAGTGGAGAGAAGCCGTACtcatgtgatcaatgtgggaagagtttcacattAAAAGGATCTCTTAATGAACACATgaaaatccacactggagagaagccgcacacatgtgatcaatgtgggaTGAGTTTCACAAAAAAAGGATCTCTTAGTGAACACATGACAATCCACACTGGAGTGAAGCCGTTtgcatgtgatcagtgtggaaagagtttcagaaaGTCATGCACTTTTAAAGTACACCTGCGTCGTCATTCTGGAGAAAGACCATTTACCTGTGATCAGTGCGGTAAAACATTTTTCCGGTCAGATGCCCTGAAGGACCACCTGAAagttcatacaaaggagaagccTTACGTATGTTATTTGTGTGGAAAGGGTTTTAGTCAGCCGGGTACTTTACAATTACATCAGAAAAGACACAACAGTGTGAAGGTTCACATGTGCTTTGATTGTGGGAAGGCTTTTGTTAGAGATGCTGATCTGAAACTGCACCAGAGAATGCACAGTGAGGAAAAACCTTTCAAGTGTTCAAaatgtgacaagagattcagtcggtcACAATATCTGAAATCACATGAGaagatccacactggagaaaaaccttacaagtgttcacactgtgacaagagattcaaaTGGTCAGATTATCTAAAAATACATGAGAGGAGCCACACCGGggagaaaccgtatcactgcagtcaatgtgggaagagtttcactcaTTCATCATCTTTACTcagtcatacaaaaaaaaacaaatgtctgAAATCATGA